A section of the Brevundimonas sp. AJA228-03 genome encodes:
- a CDS encoding AMP-binding protein yields MLRPGLDPSAGEESLFDALIAARARYGDKEILEDQDRKPLTYTGLIRAAFVLGRKIAAMTRPSERVGILLPSSMGVVVTFFGLHAFGRVPVMLNFTSGERNLKAAIQAGGVRKILCARRFVEQAKLEDLIAQLETVAEIVWLDDVRATIGLQDKLFGLMAGLMPSRFRVATRPDDPGVVLFTSGSFGAPKGVLLSQKNLVANARQVHTHIPLDPDWVMFNPLPTFHCFGLTGGVILPLLQGLKTFQYPSPLHGKQIVALLAEVNASLLFATDTFLNQWARVASPDDFRTLQFVVAGAERVRDETHHLFNTRFGGVKLLEGYGATEAAPVVAVNHPGRNRPGTVGQLLPGMEARVEPVEGITEGGRLFLRGPNVMAGYMSPEDPTRIEPLEGGWHDTGDIVDIDPEGYIAILGRVKRFAKIGGEMVSLSAVEGLVSAVWPEARHAVISVADSRKGEKLVLVTERKDADVKQIADWAREHGAPELAVPKKIVKVGELPVLGTGKTDYVSIQSLVDLAEAA; encoded by the coding sequence GTGCTACGGCCAGGCCTTGATCCATCCGCGGGCGAAGAATCCCTCTTCGACGCCCTGATCGCCGCGCGCGCCCGGTACGGCGACAAGGAAATCCTGGAGGACCAGGACCGGAAGCCCCTGACCTATACGGGCCTGATCCGCGCCGCCTTCGTCCTCGGGCGCAAGATCGCGGCGATGACCAGACCGTCCGAACGGGTCGGCATCCTGCTGCCATCGTCGATGGGCGTGGTCGTGACCTTCTTCGGACTGCATGCGTTCGGGCGCGTGCCGGTGATGTTGAACTTCACCTCCGGCGAGCGGAATCTGAAGGCGGCGATCCAGGCGGGCGGGGTCAGGAAGATCCTGTGCGCCCGTCGTTTCGTCGAACAGGCCAAACTCGAGGACCTGATCGCCCAGCTTGAGACGGTCGCCGAGATCGTCTGGCTGGACGATGTGCGGGCCACCATCGGCCTTCAGGACAAGCTGTTCGGCCTGATGGCGGGTCTGATGCCCAGCCGGTTCCGTGTCGCCACCCGGCCGGACGATCCCGGCGTGGTGCTGTTCACCTCCGGCAGCTTCGGCGCGCCCAAGGGTGTGTTGCTGAGCCAGAAGAACCTCGTCGCCAATGCGCGTCAGGTCCACACCCACATTCCGCTCGATCCGGACTGGGTGATGTTCAACCCCCTGCCGACCTTCCACTGTTTCGGACTGACCGGCGGGGTGATCCTGCCGCTGCTGCAGGGGCTGAAGACCTTCCAGTACCCCTCCCCCCTGCACGGCAAGCAGATCGTGGCCTTGCTGGCCGAGGTGAATGCGTCCCTTCTGTTCGCCACCGACACCTTCCTGAACCAGTGGGCCCGCGTCGCCTCGCCCGACGATTTCCGCACCCTGCAATTCGTCGTCGCCGGGGCCGAGCGGGTGCGTGACGAGACCCACCACCTGTTCAACACAAGGTTCGGCGGCGTGAAGCTGCTGGAAGGCTATGGCGCGACCGAGGCCGCGCCCGTGGTCGCCGTGAACCACCCAGGCCGCAACCGCCCCGGCACCGTCGGACAGCTGCTGCCGGGCATGGAGGCCCGCGTCGAGCCCGTCGAGGGCATCACCGAGGGTGGCCGCCTGTTCCTGCGGGGGCCCAATGTCATGGCCGGCTATATGTCGCCTGAGGATCCAACGCGGATCGAGCCTCTGGAGGGCGGCTGGCACGACACCGGTGACATCGTCGATATCGATCCGGAGGGCTATATCGCCATCCTCGGTCGCGTGAAGCGGTTCGCCAAGATCGGCGGCGAGATGGTCTCGCTGAGCGCGGTTGAAGGCCTGGTCAGCGCCGTCTGGCCAGAGGCGCGCCATGCCGTCATCTCCGTCGCCGACAGCCGGAAGGGCGAGAAGCTGGTCCTGGTCACCGAACGCAAGGACGCGGACGTCAAACAGATCGCCGACTGGGCGCGGGAACATGGCGCACCGGAGCTGGCGGTGCCCAAGAAGATCGTGAAGGTGGGCGAGCTGCCGGTGCTGGGCACAGGCAAGACGGACTATGTTTCCATCCAGTCGCTGGTCGACCTGGCCGAGGCGGCCTGA
- the ygiD gene encoding 4,5-DOPA dioxygenase extradiol encodes MRQPAVFFGHGSPMNALGGPYAAAWRALGHELGKPAGMVMVSAHWETRGLGVTAQANPETIHDFGNFGPELHAMQYPAPGSPVLAARVADLTGAQAVETWGLDHGTWSVLAHVWPDADVPVVQLSLNRALDARGHYELAKRLRPLRDEGIVIAGSGDVVHNLRTLKRDGEDAYPWATRFNLAVKSALERGDHDALIDWVGLAEDAQLSVPTDEHYLPLLYVAAQAEPDDAVTFFNDVIDGGSISMTGVRIGQAASARSTSDWMET; translated from the coding sequence ATGCGCCAGCCGGCGGTCTTCTTCGGGCACGGCTCACCGATGAACGCCCTGGGCGGGCCGTACGCGGCGGCCTGGCGCGCCCTCGGGCATGAGCTCGGAAAACCCGCCGGCATGGTCATGGTCTCGGCCCATTGGGAGACCCGCGGCCTCGGCGTGACGGCCCAGGCGAACCCTGAAACGATCCACGATTTCGGGAACTTCGGGCCGGAGTTGCATGCGATGCAGTATCCGGCTCCGGGGTCTCCGGTGCTGGCCGCACGGGTCGCTGACCTGACCGGGGCGCAGGCCGTCGAGACCTGGGGGCTGGATCACGGGACATGGTCGGTGCTGGCGCACGTCTGGCCGGACGCGGACGTGCCGGTCGTGCAGCTGTCACTGAACCGCGCGCTGGACGCGCGCGGTCACTATGAGCTGGCGAAACGCCTGCGGCCCCTGCGCGACGAGGGCATCGTCATCGCCGGCAGCGGCGACGTCGTGCACAATCTGCGGACCTTGAAGCGGGACGGCGAGGACGCTTATCCCTGGGCGACCCGCTTCAACCTGGCGGTGAAGTCGGCGCTGGAGCGGGGCGATCACGACGCCCTGATCGACTGGGTCGGCCTGGCCGAGGATGCGCAGCTGAGCGTCCCGACCGACGAACACTATCTGCCGTTGCTCTACGTCGCCGCCCAGGCCGAACCCGACGACGCGGTGACCTTCTTCAACGACGTGATCGACGGCGGGTCGATCTCGATGACGGGCGTGCGGATCGGTCAGGCCGCCTCGGCCAGGTCGACCAGCGACTGGATGGAAACATAG
- the wrbA gene encoding NAD(P)H:quinone oxidoreductase encodes MTKVLVLYHSTYGHIEQMAEAVAEGAASVEGVTVDIRRVQETVPEALAIQSHYKLDQKAPLANVNELEHYDAIIVGAGTRFGTAAAQMRNFWDQTGGVWFQGKLVGKVGGAFTSSATQHGGNETTLIGLIQTLLHHGMVVAGLPYAFAGQMTLDEISGGSPYGATTITGGDGSRQPSANELAGARYQGAYIAGLAKKLKA; translated from the coding sequence ATGACCAAGGTGCTGGTTCTCTATCATTCGACCTATGGCCACATCGAGCAGATGGCCGAAGCGGTTGCGGAAGGCGCGGCCTCCGTCGAAGGCGTGACCGTCGATATCCGCCGCGTCCAGGAAACCGTGCCCGAGGCACTGGCGATCCAGTCGCACTACAAGCTCGACCAGAAGGCGCCCCTGGCCAACGTCAATGAGCTGGAACACTACGATGCCATCATCGTGGGCGCGGGAACGCGTTTCGGCACGGCGGCGGCCCAGATGCGGAACTTCTGGGACCAGACCGGCGGCGTGTGGTTCCAGGGCAAGCTGGTCGGCAAGGTCGGTGGGGCGTTCACCTCCTCGGCGACCCAGCATGGTGGCAATGAGACGACGCTGATCGGCCTGATCCAGACCCTGCTGCACCACGGCATGGTCGTGGCCGGTCTGCCCTATGCCTTCGCCGGTCAGATGACCCTGGACGAGATTTCGGGCGGCTCGCCCTACGGTGCGACCACGATCACGGGCGGCGATGGATCGCGTCAGCCCAGCGCCAACGAACTGGCCGGTGCCCGCTACCAGGGCGCGTACATCGCCGGGCTGGCGAAGAAGCTGAAGGCCTGA
- a CDS encoding D-alanyl-D-alanine carboxypeptidase family protein codes for MRRGLLLPILAILFGLMMAGAGPAMAQTDDRCQAGREQWAGQAFANAISEYSLEWSPFGTTEWGWVTYLPLLQKELGTDCDAGTPAFAAALAGFQTRYALTATGVFDQPTFQTLKGVLQERRPFVMARVRDECPDPPPIRELGYLVESEEHADRLTRLLRRDVLDAYRRMVAAARAEVPEVRNDPELLQIFSGYRDPEVDAARCAAERNCDGLRRAVCSPHRTGTAVDLYVGELLGMGVDSTQPASRLHMSRQPTYRWLVRNAGRFGFVPYVFEPWHWEWVGSPTSQGTP; via the coding sequence ATGCGTCGTGGCCTGCTCCTCCCGATCCTGGCGATCCTGTTCGGCCTGATGATGGCCGGTGCCGGTCCTGCGATGGCGCAAACGGACGACCGCTGTCAGGCCGGACGCGAGCAGTGGGCCGGTCAGGCCTTTGCCAACGCCATCTCGGAGTATTCGCTGGAGTGGTCGCCGTTCGGCACGACCGAGTGGGGCTGGGTGACCTATCTGCCGCTTCTGCAGAAGGAACTGGGCACCGACTGCGACGCCGGCACGCCCGCCTTTGCGGCCGCCTTGGCGGGCTTCCAGACACGCTATGCCCTGACGGCCACGGGCGTCTTCGACCAGCCGACCTTCCAGACCCTCAAGGGCGTGCTTCAGGAACGCCGGCCCTTCGTCATGGCCCGAGTCCGCGATGAATGCCCCGATCCGCCGCCGATCCGGGAACTGGGCTATCTGGTCGAGTCCGAGGAACACGCCGACCGCCTGACCCGCCTGCTGCGCCGCGACGTGCTGGACGCCTATCGTCGCATGGTCGCCGCCGCCCGCGCCGAGGTGCCGGAGGTCAGGAACGACCCCGAGCTGCTGCAGATCTTCTCGGGCTACCGCGATCCGGAAGTGGACGCGGCCCGGTGCGCGGCCGAACGCAATTGCGACGGCCTCCGGCGCGCCGTCTGCTCGCCGCACCGGACCGGTACGGCGGTCGATCTCTATGTCGGCGAACTGCTGGGCATGGGGGTCGATTCCACCCAACCGGCCAGCCGCCTGCACATGAGCCGGCAGCCGACCTATCGCTGGCTGGTGCGCAATGCCGGACGGTTCGGCTTCGTGCCCTACGTCTTCGAGCCCTGGCACTGGGAGTGGGTGGGATCGCCGACGTCCCAGGGCACGCCGTGA
- a CDS encoding MFS transporter yields MTDTHLPKGTLAAPRRSNLVLAAFSGPCLPYAAIGLPLAVSLPAFYSQYVGLDLAAVGLAFLLVRCIDIFFDPVVGWGMDRTTSKWGPYRTWLAAGTPILMLAVWFIFFVKPGAGFGYLFVWLLVLYLGFSITTLAQLAWGAVLAPQYDERSRLYGWWQSANIVGVLIALFIPTIVLQAGWGTYEDGVRAMGLFILVGLPVTLVAAVLLAPEPQVTRGETHGALKAWIALIVRPVVRKVLWCDLFLGIAPGITGALLFFYFESIKGFDRGQSQIFMVLYFVAGLIAAPFWSWLAVRVGKDRALQIASIAFAVLYGLVGFLPAGNFTVTAIGLFIAGLPYAAGLLLTRAMMADVADEVRLETGEDRMGLLFSFLSLTTKLGYAISVGVLIILGWVGFDQAVGAVNTPTALTTLTILFLAVPTVLLVLSAVVLRAYPLNAERHAEVRAGLAARDAA; encoded by the coding sequence ATGACCGACACACATCTCCCGAAAGGGACCCTCGCCGCCCCTCGCCGGTCCAATCTGGTGCTGGCCGCCTTCTCCGGCCCCTGCCTGCCCTATGCGGCGATCGGCCTGCCGCTGGCGGTCAGTTTGCCGGCCTTCTACAGCCAGTATGTCGGACTGGATCTGGCGGCGGTGGGGCTGGCCTTCCTGCTGGTGCGCTGCATCGACATCTTCTTCGACCCGGTCGTCGGCTGGGGGATGGACCGGACGACGTCGAAATGGGGCCCCTACCGGACCTGGCTGGCGGCCGGCACGCCGATCCTGATGCTGGCGGTATGGTTCATCTTCTTTGTGAAGCCGGGCGCGGGGTTCGGATATCTGTTCGTCTGGCTGCTGGTGCTCTATCTCGGCTTTTCGATCACCACCCTGGCGCAGCTGGCCTGGGGGGCGGTGCTGGCCCCGCAGTATGACGAGCGCAGCCGTCTTTACGGCTGGTGGCAGTCGGCCAACATCGTCGGCGTGCTGATCGCCCTGTTCATTCCCACCATCGTGCTGCAGGCCGGATGGGGCACCTATGAGGACGGGGTGCGGGCCATGGGGCTGTTCATCCTGGTCGGCCTGCCGGTGACCCTGGTCGCCGCCGTCCTGCTGGCCCCCGAGCCGCAGGTGACGCGGGGCGAAACGCATGGCGCGCTGAAGGCCTGGATCGCCCTGATCGTGCGACCGGTGGTGCGCAAGGTCCTGTGGTGCGACCTGTTCCTGGGCATCGCCCCGGGCATCACGGGGGCGCTGCTGTTCTTCTATTTCGAGAGCATCAAGGGCTTCGACCGGGGCCAGAGCCAGATCTTCATGGTGCTGTATTTCGTCGCCGGGCTGATCGCGGCCCCGTTCTGGAGCTGGCTGGCGGTCCGGGTCGGCAAGGACCGGGCGCTGCAGATCGCCTCGATCGCGTTTGCCGTCCTGTACGGACTGGTCGGCTTCCTGCCGGCGGGGAATTTCACGGTCACGGCCATCGGTCTGTTCATCGCGGGGCTGCCCTATGCGGCGGGACTTCTGCTGACCCGGGCCATGATGGCGGATGTGGCCGACGAGGTCCGGCTGGAGACGGGCGAGGACCGGATGGGGCTGCTGTTCTCCTTCCTCAGCCTGACGACCAAGCTGGGCTATGCGATCAGCGTGGGCGTGCTGATCATCCTGGGCTGGGTCGGGTTCGATCAGGCGGTGGGGGCCGTGAACACGCCGACAGCCCTGACGACGCTGACGATCCTGTTCCTGGCGGTACCGACGGTGCTGCTGGTTCTGTCGGCGGTGGTGCTGAGGGCCTATCCGCTGAACGCAGAGCGTCATGCCGAGGTCCGGGCCGGGCTGGCCGCCCGGGATGCAGCATGA
- the mazG gene encoding nucleoside triphosphate pyrophosphohydrolase has product MTPTERLREIMVRLRDPNGGCPWDVEQTFQTIAPYTIEEAYEVADAIERGDMGELKNELGDLLFQVVFHARMAEEQGLFAYDDVAEAMCDKLIRRHPHVFGEEDPQISGPAQKLRWEDIKAAERAGKAQHGVLDDVPVGLPALHRAAKLTKRAARVGFDWPSTDEVFAKLDEEVAELRVEIAAGDLDKAREEMGDVLFVVANLARKLGVEPEDALRGANAKFVRRFGFIEAELARDGRTPEQSDLAEMDALWNAAKAAERRG; this is encoded by the coding sequence ATGACCCCCACCGAACGGCTGCGCGAGATCATGGTGCGGCTGCGCGACCCGAACGGCGGTTGCCCGTGGGACGTGGAACAGACCTTCCAGACCATCGCTCCCTATACGATCGAGGAGGCCTATGAGGTCGCCGACGCCATCGAACGGGGCGACATGGGCGAGCTTAAGAATGAACTGGGGGACCTGCTGTTCCAGGTCGTCTTCCACGCCCGGATGGCCGAGGAACAGGGGCTGTTCGCCTATGACGATGTGGCCGAGGCCATGTGCGACAAGCTGATCCGGCGCCATCCTCATGTCTTCGGTGAGGAAGATCCCCAGATCAGCGGACCGGCGCAGAAGCTGCGCTGGGAAGACATCAAGGCGGCCGAGCGGGCGGGAAAGGCCCAGCACGGGGTGCTGGACGACGTGCCCGTCGGTCTGCCCGCCCTGCACCGCGCAGCCAAGCTGACCAAGCGCGCGGCGCGGGTCGGGTTCGACTGGCCGTCCACCGACGAGGTGTTCGCCAAGCTGGACGAGGAGGTCGCAGAACTGCGGGTCGAGATCGCCGCCGGAGACCTCGACAAGGCCCGCGAGGAAATGGGCGATGTGCTGTTCGTCGTCGCCAACCTGGCCCGCAAGCTGGGCGTGGAGCCGGAGGATGCCCTTCGGGGCGCGAACGCCAAGTTCGTGCGGCGCTTCGGCTTCATCGAGGCGGAACTGGCGAGGGACGGGCGGACGCCCGAACAGTCGGATCTGGCCGAGATGGACGCCCTGTGGAACGCGGCGAAGGCGGCGGAGCGGAGAGGCTGA
- a CDS encoding DUF5690 family protein, with the protein MWLTRWLEKAHPVAFSLFAGTAAFATYFSMYAFRKPFTAATFEDVPGWAFALDYKVALVIAQVLGYALSKVIGVKVISEMDHSRRAVAIIALIGLSWLALVGFALAPAPWNVAALFLNGLPLGLIWGLVFSYVEGRRTSEVLGAILCASFILSSGVVKSIGKALLNLGVSDHWMPAAAGLVFVPLLLISVIALSRIPPPNVADEAARVRRGPMDGQARAAFLRDYGPGVILLVVAYVLFTAVRDVRDNFAAEIWSALGFGGTAAIFTASELPVAAIALCALGAIMIVRDNLRALLVIHGIVILGAAILGAATLGYQLGLVSPIAWMILSGAGLYMAYTPFNAMLFDRMIAATGRVGTAGFLIYLADASGYVGSVALLLFRNFGVADMNWLTFFIWTCYAAAMASVGLVTVSAVFFARRRHVRAHP; encoded by the coding sequence ATGTGGCTGACGCGATGGCTTGAGAAGGCTCATCCGGTCGCCTTCTCCCTGTTCGCAGGGACGGCGGCCTTCGCCACCTATTTCTCGATGTATGCGTTCCGCAAGCCGTTCACGGCGGCGACCTTTGAAGACGTCCCGGGCTGGGCGTTCGCGCTCGATTACAAGGTAGCCCTCGTGATCGCCCAGGTGCTGGGATACGCCCTGTCCAAGGTCATCGGCGTCAAGGTCATCTCCGAGATGGACCATAGTCGAAGGGCGGTCGCCATCATCGCCCTGATCGGCCTGTCCTGGCTGGCGCTGGTCGGGTTTGCCCTGGCACCCGCGCCATGGAATGTCGCGGCCCTCTTTCTGAATGGATTGCCGCTTGGTCTGATCTGGGGGCTGGTGTTCAGCTATGTCGAGGGCCGCCGCACGTCCGAGGTGCTGGGCGCCATTCTGTGCGCCAGCTTCATCCTGTCGTCGGGGGTCGTAAAGTCGATCGGCAAGGCCCTGCTCAATCTCGGCGTGTCCGATCACTGGATGCCGGCAGCGGCGGGATTGGTCTTTGTTCCGCTGCTCCTCATCTCCGTCATCGCCCTGTCCCGGATCCCGCCTCCCAATGTCGCCGATGAGGCCGCCCGGGTCCGACGCGGCCCGATGGACGGGCAGGCCAGAGCCGCCTTCCTGAGAGACTATGGTCCCGGCGTCATTCTGCTGGTCGTCGCCTATGTCCTGTTCACCGCCGTTCGTGATGTGCGCGACAACTTCGCTGCGGAAATCTGGTCGGCGCTGGGGTTCGGAGGGACGGCAGCCATATTCACCGCCAGCGAGCTTCCCGTGGCCGCGATCGCGCTCTGCGCCCTGGGAGCCATCATGATCGTGCGGGACAACCTTCGGGCGCTTCTGGTCATCCACGGCATCGTCATCCTGGGTGCGGCGATCCTCGGTGCAGCCACGCTCGGCTATCAGCTGGGTCTGGTGTCTCCGATCGCCTGGATGATCCTGTCCGGCGCAGGCCTCTACATGGCCTATACGCCCTTCAACGCGATGCTCTTCGATCGCATGATCGCGGCGACCGGTCGGGTCGGCACGGCGGGGTTCCTCATTTATCTGGCCGATGCCTCGGGCTATGTCGGCAGTGTCGCCTTGCTGCTGTTCCGCAACTTCGGTGTCGCCGACATGAACTGGCTGACCTTCTTCATCTGGACCTGTTACGCGGCGGCCATGGCCAGCGTCGGCCTGGTGACGGTTTCAGCGGTGTTTTTTGCCCGGCGACGGCATGTCCGCGCCCATCCCTGA
- the phnX gene encoding phosphonoacetaldehyde hydrolase — protein sequence MSSPIKAVIFDWAGTMVDFGSVAPVMAMREAFSAEDVAVTDAEIRAHMGRAKRDHVAQILEGSGVNALWTARHGAAPTGADVDRIHNALEPLMFTAAAACSGLIDGAADLARDLRARGVKIGSTTGYTRTMMQAILPRAADQGYSPDAVVCAGETLEGRPSPLMVWKALVEMGVWPAAACVKVDDAEVGMGEGREAGCWTVGIAASGNGVGLNKAELAALDPAERAALIERARDALMAAGAHTVVDTVADLPGVLSEIERRILAGETPTGL from the coding sequence ATGAGTTCCCCGATCAAGGCCGTGATCTTCGACTGGGCCGGTACCATGGTCGACTTCGGCTCCGTCGCGCCGGTCATGGCGATGCGGGAGGCTTTCTCGGCGGAGGACGTTGCTGTGACGGACGCGGAGATCAGGGCCCATATGGGGCGGGCCAAGCGGGACCATGTGGCCCAGATCCTGGAGGGCTCCGGGGTCAATGCGTTATGGACCGCGCGTCATGGTGCGGCACCGACCGGCGCGGACGTCGATCGAATTCATAATGCGCTGGAGCCGCTGATGTTCACCGCCGCCGCCGCCTGCTCCGGCTTGATCGACGGCGCGGCCGACCTCGCGCGCGATCTGCGCGCACGAGGCGTCAAGATCGGTTCCACCACCGGCTATACCCGGACCATGATGCAGGCGATCCTGCCGCGCGCGGCCGATCAGGGCTATTCGCCCGACGCGGTCGTCTGTGCCGGGGAAACACTGGAAGGCCGTCCGTCGCCCTTGATGGTCTGGAAGGCGCTGGTGGAGATGGGCGTGTGGCCGGCGGCGGCCTGCGTCAAGGTGGATGACGCCGAGGTCGGAATGGGCGAGGGGCGAGAGGCCGGGTGCTGGACCGTCGGGATCGCCGCGTCGGGCAATGGTGTCGGCCTGAACAAGGCCGAGCTGGCGGCCCTGGACCCGGCCGAGCGGGCCGCCCTCATCGAACGGGCGCGGGATGCGCTTATGGCGGCAGGCGCGCACACTGTGGTCGACACCGTGGCGGATCTGCCCGGGGTGCTGTCGGAGATCGAACGGCGCATCCTGGCCGGCGAAACCCCGACGGGTCTGTGA
- a CDS encoding TIGR03364 family FAD-dependent oxidoreductase — MGQPEGSRSVYCLKKFESLDHSSAPTSRFDLAVVGAGILGLAHALAAAKAGKSVVVIDRDARAVGASIRNFGFVTITGQRQGDTWRRARRSRDVWVEVAQQAGIPIEQRGLTMLARRPESRAVLEAFMKTEMAADCALYSQAEAQRRWPEFASAPLTGALWSPHEVRVESRTAIPRLAAWLAEALGVCFVRSAAVQNVSLPRIQTSRGVILADTCVVCPGDDLTSLYPEAIAARNVTLCKLQMLRLASPERALPTVLMSDLGLVRYHGYADLPEASALRTRLSAEQPSHLQNGIHLIVVQSADGSLVVGDSHHYDQTHEPFAEQSVEDLILDEFRAATGFDAPPVLERWTGVYASADQDMFRETPEPGVRLVMVTSGTGASTAFAIAEETIADLFGSSQDVAA, encoded by the coding sequence TTGGGTCAACCCGAGGGGAGCCGTTCTGTCTATTGCCTCAAGAAATTTGAATCCTTGGACCATTCATCGGCGCCCACGTCCCGTTTCGACCTTGCTGTGGTGGGGGCAGGCATTCTGGGCCTTGCACACGCCCTGGCGGCTGCGAAGGCCGGAAAGTCGGTGGTCGTGATCGACCGCGATGCACGGGCCGTTGGAGCATCGATACGCAATTTCGGGTTCGTGACGATTACCGGACAGCGGCAAGGCGACACCTGGCGTCGCGCCAGACGAAGCCGGGATGTCTGGGTCGAGGTCGCGCAGCAAGCCGGGATCCCGATCGAGCAGCGTGGACTGACGATGCTGGCCCGCCGCCCCGAATCCCGCGCGGTGCTGGAAGCGTTCATGAAGACCGAAATGGCGGCGGATTGTGCCCTGTATTCACAGGCCGAAGCCCAGCGGCGCTGGCCCGAGTTTGCGTCTGCGCCTCTGACCGGTGCCCTCTGGAGCCCGCACGAGGTGCGGGTCGAATCCCGCACCGCCATACCGCGCCTGGCTGCGTGGCTTGCCGAAGCCCTGGGCGTCTGTTTTGTCCGTTCCGCCGCCGTGCAGAACGTGTCGCTGCCGCGCATCCAGACTTCGCGCGGCGTGATTCTCGCGGATACCTGCGTGGTGTGCCCGGGCGATGATCTGACGAGCCTCTATCCGGAGGCCATCGCGGCCAGGAATGTGACACTCTGCAAGCTTCAGATGCTGCGCCTGGCGTCTCCCGAAAGGGCGCTGCCGACTGTCCTGATGTCCGACCTCGGGCTTGTCCGTTATCATGGCTACGCCGACCTGCCTGAAGCTTCAGCCCTCAGAACGCGTCTGTCCGCCGAGCAGCCGTCCCACCTGCAGAACGGGATCCATCTGATCGTCGTGCAGAGTGCGGACGGGTCGCTCGTGGTCGGTGACAGCCATCATTATGACCAGACGCACGAACCGTTCGCGGAGCAGTCCGTCGAGGATCTGATCCTGGACGAGTTCCGCGCGGCGACCGGGTTCGACGCTCCGCCGGTGCTGGAGCGGTGGACGGGCGTCTATGCCTCTGCGGACCAGGACATGTTCCGTGAGACCCCCGAGCCCGGGGTCCGTCTGGTGATGGTCACCAGCGGGACCGGTGCCTCGACGGCTTTCGCCATCGCCGAAGAAACCATAGCCGACCTGTTCGGATCCTCTCAGGACGTTGCAGCATGA